The following is a genomic window from Shewanella avicenniae.
GTGTTGAATGCGGATTTTATGCTGGCGCAGTTTTGGGATGGCCGTGCAAAAGACCTGCAAGAGCAAGCGGGTGGCCCGATCGCGAACCCGAAAGAGATGGGCTTTACCCACGAGTTAGCGGTGAAAACCATCGCATCCATGCCGGCCTATCGACAAAAATTTGCCAAAGTTTATGGCACTGAAACTGTTGATATCGACAAGATCACCGATGCCATTGCCGCATTTGAAAAGACCTTGGTCACCCCAAATAGCCCGTTTGATAAGTATCTTGCTGGCGATCAACAGGCAATCTCTGCCGATGCTAAAACCGGTTATGAATTGTTTAAATCTCATGGCTGCGTGGCGTGCCATAACGGCCCCGCGGTGGGCGGCACATCGTACATGAAGATGGGCTTGGTGAAGCCGTATCATACTGATAATCCAGCAGAAGGCCGCAAAGCGGTGACGGGCAAAGAGTCAGACAAAATGGTGTTCAAAGTGCCAACCCTGCGCAATATTGAGCTGACCTACCCCTACTTCCATGACGGCAGTGTTTGGTCACTGGCAGAAGCGGTCAACACCATGTCGGATCTGCAGATGGGGCAGCAGTTGACCGAGCAAGAAACCGCGCAAATGGTGGAGTTTTTGAAAACGCTGACCGGTGAGCAACCGCAGATAGTGTTGCCTATTTTGCCGCCGTCAAACGAGAGCACACCATTGCCACAACCGTTTAAACAAGGTTAATTGGCATCAAGTTGAACAGGGCTGCAAGTGCAGCCCTTTGTTGTTTGTAGCGCAGCAGCTTTAACGCGCTAACCACTCGCCGTGTTGGTATTGCCACACTTGCTGGTGCTGGTCGATTTGATAGATAAACAGCCAGCCGTTATTCACCAGCGATGCCACATCTTGATAGCGCTCGATAATGGCGGCAATGGCTGTCTGTGGCGCTTGAATGTAAGCGCTGAGTCGCAGCGGTTGATGGCGATACTGCTTGCCGTCATGTACCGATTGCTGTGACAAGCCAATGCGTAGATCGCCGCCGTTACCTTCAAACACGCCGATGTGGCCGCCCACTACATTGTGCAGCAACTTGTTACCGCTGCCGTATTTTTCCGGGGTGGTGACTGAGGCAAAATACTGCAGATTAATCCAGTTCATCACCAGCAAAGGGGCGGTCATGATTTTTGCCAATTGGCTAAATTCTGGATCTTCACTGACATGATATTCATGTAGGAAGGCGCGACCACCAAAGTCGAGTTTGCGCGTCAGTGCTCGCGGCGCGATAAATACCGCGGCGTTATTGCATAAGCCCCATTCCGGTCGCATTTGCGCCCAGTTATTAGCCCGTTGCTTAAAGAACCGTGTCGCTTCGGCGGCGTTGATATGTGGCGCATCAAATTGGGCACTGCGGTTCATACGTGCTTGTTGGCTGGCAGCATATAGCCATTCTTGCCACGGCGCAGTCGGCGCATCAAATACCGTCAGTTCGTCGGTCGTGGTGTTATGCATCGCCGCATAAAACTGGCTATCAGAAGGCACAGTTACACCATATTGCGGCATCAGCGCGCGGATGGCAGCATCGTTCAGTAACGAGGCTAACACTTTCACGTTGACCTCGCCGGTTTGGCCGCCGCAGGCACCGCAATCGAGTGATGAGGCGGTGTGGTTGTTACAGGTTTGGCTACCATGCCCAGTGAGTAAAATCGTTTTACCAAGGCGCTTGGCAATCCCCATCGCTTTGATAATGCCTGCAGCCAGCTCAGCTTTTTCATTGAGACTCAGTGGCTGTTGTTCGCGGCTTAACTGCCATTCGGCGTTGGGGCGCATATCTTGGTTAACTGGGTTGGCTGTGCCTTGCTGCAGAATGGCGCGTTTAAACAGGCTCACCAATTTCAAAAGCCCGCCTGCTTCCACCATGCCGAGGTTGGACGACGGTTTTTCTAAGCTATTTTGCCAGCCGAGTTTGGTCAGTCGTAAAATTCGTTCAGGGCGTTTGTGGGTCTGCCTGGCAATTAATGCTGGCGCCAATAAACCGGGCAATTGTGGCCGCAGTACACTGCCATCATAGGTTTGATAGGCAATCGGTACACCGAAGAAGCCAGCAAATCCTAAGGTTTCGACTTTGTCACTTTGCGATTCCAGCGCGCGGCGCATCGGCTCTGAGCGCACATCAATGCAGAAAATTGCCTGTAGTTCAGGTCGTGGCAGCTCGGTAGCTGGCGTGACAGACTTTAACTGCTTAATCCACGGCGTTTGCACGCTGAGCTCCAGCGCCCGTTGCCAAATCCACAACGGTGCAAGCTGTTGTTTCGCCAGTTGATAATATGCACTGATATGACTCGCTTGTTGCGCAATGGTGCTTTTTAGCTCCGCGGCAATCTGCGGTTGGCGTTGGCTGAGCCATTGGATCAGTACCGTATCCCACGCCAACAAAATTGCGGTTAAGCCTAGAGTATGTGGCACATCAATCGTCAGCTTGGCTAAGCCTGCTTGCCAGTCGAGCCACGCCTGCCAGCCCGCCCAACCCGAGAGTTGCTGCAGCGAGGCGCGCATAAAGGCATAGCTGCCCGCTTGGTTGCCCCAACAGCTTTGCCATTGGTGGCCAATCTGTTGCATCAAATCTTCGATATGGTGTGGCAATGCGCGAAAATACTGCAGCAGGTCAACCCCGAGTAAGGTCTTAATTCCCTTATCGCGAGCGACAACTTCCAACCAGCTTTGATAAAGGTGCTCACCGTTTTTGCCATCGGCATCAAAACGCTCTGGGTATTGGTGATACAGGGCGATAAATTGACTCACCTGCTGCACAATCTCCTGCGCCCAGCTATGACCTTGCGCGGAGGGAATGGCGTTATCCATCAGCATGGCCAGTGTTTGCCAGCGCACAGTAACGTGATGATTACCGGCCTGAATATCCTGCGCCAGCTGTGCCACCGTCAACGGCGAACGCAATTCGCTTAACGCTTGCTCAAGGTGTTGCGGCTTAATCTGCTTGCCCCATAACTCGCGAAAATAGCTTTTGCCCATTAAGCCCGTGGCGCCGGTCAGTACGGCTTGCTCGGCAAAGGTTTGCTGAATGCTGTCGTGGCGTTGCGGCCACCAAGGGTTAACCGCCACCGATTGGTCGAGCGGGAATGCGGGCGCAACGGATGCGGCAACCTGTTTTGCAATGGTGAGAAACGGCAATGACTCTTGTTTCAGCATCATAATTTTGCCTCGGCATTCAGGTGAATTTGTTCAGATTGCAATGCCAGCAGCGAGCTGCTTGGCCACAGTTTTAGAGTTAAACGCGTTGCCCATTCATCCACATAGGCACCGGCGTTAAGCCAGATAAATAGACTTTTCACCCAGCGCACATGGGGCCAGTATTGCAACGCCACCGACAGCGCAAACAAGCTGAAAAACAGTAAGGCGACCAGCGTGTCAGCATAGAGATTCAGCGGTGTATCTTGGCCAATCAAGGGCGCTAAGTGATGTTTGCTGAAGCTGTAAAGCGTGAGCAGAGCACAGGCAACCCCAAGGCTAAGGGCGATGCGTGGCAAACTGGCGATATCCCAGCGGCTCACGCTTGGCACGATCAGTGCTGCGAGGGCAAACCAGATCAGCACTGCCGCCGCCATGCTTGTCATCACGGCATATTGCCACTGTGCCAGCGCAATCAAGCCGATGGATAGCCCTAACGCCAAGCTCCAATTTCGTAGTTGAGGTTTGACTTCGCCGGCCAATTTGGCGGCGAGATAGTGATTCACCGTGTTGCCGCTATTGAGGAACGAAAAAGATTTGTAGAACGAGTGCGCGAACAGGTGCAGCAACGCCATTTCGTATAAACCAAGGGCGATTTCAACTAACATCAAGCCCATTTGTGAACTGGTGGACCAGGCCAGTTTTACTTTAATACTTATCCGAGTAGTGCTGACCAGACCGGCAATCACGGTACTGATCCCAGCAGTCACTATCAGCAGCCAGCTGGCAACTTGACTCAGTGCCAACACTGGGGCGAAGAATAACAGCAGAATGCCACCCAGATTGACAATCCCTGCATGCAGCAAGGCAGACACTGGGGTAGGCGCTTCGACTACTTGGATCAGCCAACCATGCATGGGCAACTGGGCGCATTTAATCAACGCCACCAAGGCTAACAGTACCGCGGCGATGGAGAGATTGATACTAGCGTCGCTCTGCGCAACTTGTACCAGCAGGGCGTGAATATCGCTGGTATGAAACTCGCGATAAAGCGCCAAAAACGCACCTGCTAAGAGCAATTCGCTTAAGCGAGCCAACAGGAATTTTTTGTGGGCGGCCAGTTGCGCGCGCGGGCGTTCTGGATAGAACAGAATCAAGCGATGCAAGCTCAGGCTAACACTGACCCACGCCGCCCAAAACAACAGTAAGTGGTTACTGATAATCACCAGTACCACTGCTGAAATCGTCAGTAGCAATGCTCGAATAAAGCGGCCGCGCTCGGTGTCACCCGCAAATGCTACCCAGCTATAGCGCACAACGGTAAAGCCGAGAATGGCGATGAGGCCGAGCAACATCAGTTTGAGAGGGGTCACTAAAAATAGCGAAAACATGACGAATCTCACTTGGGTGAATGTGCTGCTATTTTGAGAGCTTGTTCAAATTAAGTAAAATATATAATAAATTAGAAAACGTTCTTTTTTAGTGAATCAATTGGCCGTGTGAACTGAGGATTGGGGCAATGAGTCGACTTAACTACCATCATCTGTATTACTTCTGGCAGGTGGCGCGGCAGGGCAATTTGACCCAAACTGCCCAGCGGCTGCATATTTCCCAGTCGGCCTTGTCATCTCAAATCAAACAGTTAGAACAAGCGCTCAATGTACAGCTGTTTATTCGCGAAGGGCGCAAGCTGTCATTGACCGAAAGTGGCTATCACGCGCTCAGCTACGCCGAGGAGATTTTTAAGAACGGTGAAGAGTTAGAGCAACTGCTAAGTAGTGGCACGACCTTGCCTAGTGCGCCAATCCGTATCGGTATACTCTCGACCATCTCGCGTAACTTTATCGAGCAGTTTATTCAGCCGCTGATTAACCAAAATGACTGCAAATTCTCGCTGCAGTCGATGAGTCAAACCGGTTTGCTTAACGCCATGTCTGAATTGCAACTGGACATGGCGCTCACCAATATTCCGATCCGCAGTTCCACCTTAACCAGTTGGCAAAGCCGCGTATTAGCCCGGCAACCGGTGGCGATTATCGGCCCGCCAAACTTGGATCTGACCAATAAATTTGATGCGCGTTACCGCAAGCAGCGCTGGGTGTTGCCCTATGGCGAAAACCCATTACGTTCGGCGTTTGATGCCTTTGCGGCGCAGTATCAACTACAACCTGAAATCGTGGCTGAATCAGACGATATGGCGATGTTGCGTTTGTTGACCCGTGATACCGGCGCGTTAGCGGTAATGCCAGAGGTGGTGGTCAAAGATGAATTGGATAAAGGCGAACTGAAGAGTTATATGCTGTTGCCCAACGTATTTGAAATCTTCTATGCGGTTACCGCGGAGCGACGAGTGGTTCACCCCAAATTGGGCATGTTGTTGCGGCCGCTGATGTAATAAAACAGTGGGCGAGGCAGCGCGTTGTAAGCGCCGCCATTTGCTCAGCAACGCAGCGAGTTAGCGTGCGCCACCAAAATCTTGCTGGCGCCATGCTTCATAGCTGATGATCGCCACCGAGTTCGACAGGTTCAAACTGCGGCTGCTTTGCACCATTGGAATGCGAATACGCTGCTCTGCTGGCGTTGCTTCGATGATGTCCATCGGCAAACCGCGGGTTTCAGGGCCAAACAGCAGCACATCACCGGGTTGGTAGCTGGCTTCTGTATGGGGCCGACTGCCTTTGGTGGTACAAGCAAAAATCCGTCTGCCAGCCATCGCCGCTTGAAAGGCGTCAAAGTTGGGATAGCGTTGCACCGACGTTAGATCGCTATAATCGAGACCAGCGCGACGCAGCTTTTTTTCTTCCAAATCAAACCCTAAAGGCTCGATTAGATGCAGCTGACTGCCATTGTTGGCACAGAGTCGAATAATGTTGCCGGTATTCGGCGCGATTTCGGGTTCGTAAAGCGCGATATGAAACATGGATGATAGCCGTTGCAATTGAGGCCGCCGATTATAAAACCAAAGCGGCCTCGCTGTCAGGTCTCGATCAACGGATCGGCAGGACGATAGCGACTTCTAAGCCACCTTCAGGCTTATTGCGAGCGCTAATACGTCCATGGTGTGCGGCAACGGCCGCTTCGGTAATTGCCAATCCTAAGCCCCAACCGCCACTTTCACGATCACGCGCCGATTCAGGCCGATAGAAAGGTTTAAAAATCGCTTCCAGTTCCGCTTCATCAATGCCCTGACCATCGTCATCGATCAAGATGCACACCTCTTGACCAAGCTGCTGCGCACGAATATTGATGGTTTTATGGCTGTAACGGATGGCATTGCGCAGTAGGTTCTCAATGGCGCGGCTCAAGGGTTTAGGATGTACGGCACATTCTAAATCCTCCGGAATATCAATGTGTAACTCTTTACCACGTTGTGATGCTTCAAACTCGCCGTCGTCGAGCACTTGGCTCAGCAGTTCCTCTAGCGGCAGGGTGACTTTATTGCCATGTTGCTTGAGTTTCACCCGCGACAGCTCCAGCAGCTCGGCAATCATCTGTTCCAGTTGATCCGCTTCATAGGCGATGCGGTCAGTTTCTTCGGTGACATTGCCTTTCTTCCGCGCCAGTGCCAGCGCTAATTGCAGTCGGGTCAGTGGTGTGCGCAGTTCATGGGAGATATCGCCAATCAAGCGCTGCTGACTTTTGACCATCTGCTCCACCGCTTCCGCCATCGAGTTAAAGGCGTTGGCCAGCTGTCCCAGCTCATCATGGCGATTGGCGGTGCTGGTGGGCACGCGGCTGCTCAAGTCGCCTTTGGCCAGCGCATTGGCACTGAATTGCAGCGATTGCAGTGGTTTACCCAGATGCCAAGCTAACACGGCGCAGAGTAAACCCGAGGTGATAATCGCCAAAAATAGCGTCAGCAGCTTGTGGTCAATAAAGAAGAAAAACCACGGAATATGCCGCGGCACATGCAGCGCCCCAAACAAGCGATATTCACCATCGGGCAGGCTCACCAACACCGGGCCAAAATAGGCTTGATTGTTGATGTGCACGCTTTGCGGTTCAGTGAGTTCCAGCGAATCTTGATAGACCTGAGCCAGCATTGACGGTTGCCGCTTGGCGTTGACCACCTCGCCATTGGCATTGATGGCAAAAATGTAAAACGGCACTTTGGTTAAATCGGCACGACGCGCATCGAGCATGCTACTGGCTGGTTCGAGCAAACTGGCGTCATCGATTTCACCCTCACGAAACGCTTGGCGCATCTCTTTGCGCATCTCTTGGCGAAACCTATGTCGCTCTTTAAAAGGATTAAAGCGTTGATGCACCATCTCGGGATGTTGTTGTAGCCGTTCAGCATAGCTAAATACCGACTCTTTTATCGGCAATGGCATATCGAACTCTTCATGCAACTGTTGCAGCAGCGGCAGTGCGCCAACGCAGGCAATAATCAAGCTACTGCAAAGCCAAAAGCCGAGTAGCAATTTGATAAACAAGCGATTTGGCAAGAAAAATGCGGACATTAGGGGATCCAGATATAGCCTTTGCCACGAATGGTTTTCACCCGAGGGCGACCATCGCTGCGTTCGGGCAATTTCTTACGCAAATTAGACAGGTGCATATCTAGGCTGCGGTCGAATGGCATCAGCTTTTTGCCCAATACGGTTTCGCTGAGTTCCTCTTTGGATACCAGCTCTCCCGCTTGTTGTGCTAACGCATGCAACAGGCCAAATTCGGTGCCGGTCAACATCAGCAGTTGTTCATTACAAAAGGCCTCTTGGCGGGCAGGATCGAGTTTGAGATCGCCAAATTCTACCGCGGCGGTTTGGTGCGCGTCTTGTGGCGCGAGATTGGCGCGGCGAATAATGGCGCGAATTCGTGCCAGCAGCTCGCGGTCGTTAAACGGTTTCGGCAAGTAGTCATCGGCGCCAATTTCTAGCCCGACGACGCGATCGATCTCATCACCGCGGGCTGTGAGCATCAGTACCGGCGTGTGCTTCTTCGCCCGTAACTCCTTCAGTACTGCAAAACCGCTCAGTTTGGGCAGCATGACGTCCAGCAAAATGATGTCGAAGTCTTTTGCTAAGGCGAGATCGAGGCCGGTTTGACCATCGTGCGCCAGCGTTAATTCAAAGCCTTCGAGTTCTAGCAACTGCGCTAGCAGTTCGGCTAGTCCAAGATCATCATCAATCAATAAAATTCGACTCATTTTCGTGGCTCTCAATATTCGCTAATAGCTACAGCATAGGAGTATACCCGCTTTAGGGTCAACTGCCGTTAGCGTTTGTAAGTCTAAGTAAAGAATCGTTTTTTCATCTTGGCTATCAACTTTTACAGTGATTTACCTTGCCGATGACTTTCCTTACGTAGGGAGGATTAGACTAGATATTGAACTCACTGCTTTGCAAAAGGAGAACACTATGACACAGCAATTTAAAGCAGGGTTATTGGCACTGATGACTGCAAGCAGTTTATGGGCTGCAGCCGCGATTGCGGCACCTGAAGATGATGCACCTGCGGTGCCTTGTCAATGCCCACAGATGCAAGGACAAGGCTTTCATAAAGGCATGATGGGCAAAGGCTTTGACGGCGACGCCTATCGTGATCAGCACTTCAAAGGCCAGCACTTTAACGGCCCACACGGTATGCGCGGTGAAGGCCGTGGTGATTTTATGTCGCTGCGTGGCATCGAGTTGACCGACGAACAGCAAGCGGCGATCAGTAAACTCAAAGACGCCCACTTTGCCAAAATGAGCGAAGAGCGCAGCAAGCAACGTGACGCGATGCAAGCGCTGATGGCGGAGAAAACCTTTGATGAAGCCAAGGCGAAAAAACTGCTGGTGGCACGCGATAAGCAGCGTGAAGCGCATCAGCTGGAGCGGATGAAATTACGCCATGACGTGCTGCAACTGTTAACTGACGAACAGAAACAACAAATGCAGCAATGTTCGCAGGTGAAACGTGGACCAAAAGCGGCACAAAAACCATAATATTTGTTAACATGTCGAGCATTGATGTAACGAGAGAGCGTTCGACGTGCCACAGAAAGATTATGCGTTTTGGGTGAAGCTCGCCAGCCGAGCCGCAGTTGCAACAGCATCAACGCTGATTGTCATTAAATTAGCGGCTTGGCTGTGGTCAGGTTCGGCCAGTATGTTGGCGTCAGTGACTGATTCGGTTGCTGATGTGATGGCATCTTTGGTGAACTTTTTTGCGGTGCGCTATGCCTTAGTTCCGGCCGATGATGACCATCGCTATGGTCATGGTAAAGCAGAGCATCTAGCCTCGTTGGCGCAAGCGGCGTTTATTCTGGGAAGTGCCTTTTTCCTGTTGCTGCACGGCGGTGATCGCCTGTTAGTGCCTGAGCCAGTACAGCATGCCACCGTGGGGATTGTCGTCTCGATAGTCGCTATCGTGCTAACGCTAGCGTTGGTTATGGTGCAGAAAAAGGCGCTGGATGCGACCGATAGCAGCGTGGTGGAAGCGGATTCGCTGCACTATAAGTCAGATCTGTTTTTAAACGCCGCAGTGCTGTTTGCGCTGGTGTTGGCGGGTTATGGCTTATGGTGGGCTGATGGCCTGTTTGCGATTTTGATTGCGCTGTACATCGGTTACCAAGCGGTTGATTTGGGCTATCGCTCGATACAAGCCTTGCTTGACCGAGAGCTCGACGAAGCAACGCGGCAGCAGATTATCGATATTGCCACTGAGTGCGAGCAAGTTTACGGCGTGCATGATCTGAGGACTCGTCAGTCAGGGCAAACCCTGTTTATTCAGCTCCATTTGGAACTCAATGGCGATCTGCCCCTGAGACAAGCGCACCGAATCGCAGTTGACGCTGAAAATCGTATTGCCAAGGCATTTCCGCATGCGGAGGTGATTATTCACCAAGATCCTGAAGATGAAGTGCCAGCAACTGCGACAGCTTGAGCAGGTTTACGCCAAATAACAAAGGGATGCCATTGAGCATCCCTTTTGCTGTTAGACGTTTGAGCGCCGCAGGCTTAATCCATCGATAACTCTTTCAATTTACGCGTGAGCGTGTTGCGCCCCCAACCCAAACGTTTGGCCGCTTCCTGCTTGTGGCCTTGGGTATGTTCAAGGGCGGTTTCCAACAAGATGCGCTCAAACGCTGGTTGGATTTCCGTCAGCAGGTTACTTTCGCCCAACGACAAACGCTGATCGAGCCACAAGCGTAGCGCACTTTGCCAATCCAAGCTGTTGTTGCCTGCCACCGCAGGTGTGCTTGGCTCTTTAAACAACTCAGGGGGGAGGTCTTGCGGCAAAATCTCTTGCCCTGAAGCCATGACCGTCAACCAACGACAGGTGTTTTCTAACTGGCGTACGTTGCCGGGCCACGGCAGTTGCTGCAGTTTCACCGCAGTTTCTTTGGTCAGCACTTTGGCTTCTACACCAATCTCTTTGGCCGCAGATGCCAAAAAGTGGCGCACCAACTGGGGAATATCTTCACGGCGTTGCGACAACGGTGGCAAGTGGATGCGAATCACGTTGAGACGATGGAATAAGTCTTCTCGGAATTGGCCTTTTTGCACCAGTGTTTCTAAATCTTGGTGCGTCGCGGCAATGATCCTTACATCGACCCGCACGGGCAGATGACCGCCTACCCGATAAAATTGACCATCGGCCAACACCCGCAGTAAACGGGTTTGCACGTCGAGCGGCATATCGCCGATTTCGTCCAAAAATAGCGTGCCACCGTTGGCTTGTTCGAACCGCCCTTGGCGCACGTTGGCGGCACCGGTAAACGCGCCTTTTTCGTGGCCGAATAGCTCAGATTCAATCAAATCTTTTGGAATTGCCGCCATGTTCAAGGCGATAAATGGCTGCTCGCGGCGCGGGCTGTGTTTATGTAATGCACCGGCAACCAACTCTTTACCCGTACCGGATTGGCCGTTGATCAGCACACTGATTGACGAGCGTGACAGACGACCAATGGCGCGAAACACCTCTTGCATTGCTGGCGCTTCACCAATGATTTCAGGAGCTTTAACCTGAGATTCATCAATTTTGGGAGAATGTTCAGTTGCATGAGTCAAGGCGCGATCGACTAAGGTTATCGCTTCATCAATATCAAACGGTTTAGGCAGGTACTCAAATGCACCAGCCTGATAAGCACTGACGGCGCTGTCGAGATCTGAATGTGCCGTCATGATAATCACTGGAATATGCGGGAAATGGCTATTAATGCGTTCCAGTAAGGTCAAGCCATCGGTGCCCGGCATGCGAATGTCGGACACAATGACGCGCGGTTGTGAAATCTGTAAAGCATCCCAAAGGGATTCTGCTGCGGCAAAAGTGGCGCAGCTAATTTTGGCGCCTCGTAACGCGCGCTCTAATACCCAACGGATAGAGCTGTCGTCATCGAGAATCCACACTTGTTCACTCATTTTGCTTCCTCTCTGTTAGCCCTGTGATGCTTCCTGCTCACGATTAATTGGTAGGGTGATAGTGAATTCGGTATGACCTGGGGCTGAATTGCAATCGATGCGGCCACCGTGCAAACGCGCGATGTTATGTGCGATCGACAATCCCAAACCATTACCGTCTTTTCTGCCTGTCACCATCGGATAAAACAGGGTGTCCACCAATTCTGGCGCAATCCCTGGGCCATCATCGATGATGGATAGCACCAAGGCTAACTTGTGGCGTACGGCGCCGATGGTCACCTGATGTGCGGTACGGGTGCGGATCAAAATGTCCCCCGAGCTGCGCTGCTCCAGCGCTTGTACCGCGTTTTGCACTATGTTCAATATCGCTTGTTGCATCTGATCTTCATCGATTGGTAGATCGGGGATCGACGGATCATAATCCTGCCGCAGATGTATATGGTTCGGCAGGGTTAAATTCAGCAGGTTAATCACCTTCTGAATCACCATATGGATGTTGAGTACCTTATGTTGCGACGGCTTTTGCGGCCCGAGCAGGCGGTCAACCAAGCTGCGCAACCGATCGGCTTGCTCAATAATTAAGGTGGTAAATTCTTTTAGCTGCGCATCGGCTAACTCGCGTGAAAGCAATTGCGCAGCCCCGCGTAACCCACCCAGGGGATTTTTAATTTCATGGGCGAGGTTGCGTACCAAAAACTGGGCTGCTTGCTGTTGCGCATCTAAGGTCAGTTGTTGATGAATACGGCGTTGTTGATCTACCTGACGAAATTCCAAAATACTGCGGGCACCGCGCTCAGTAACATCGAGTGGTACCAGGGTTAAATCCACTGTGTGATGCTGCCCATCAAGGGTCATCAGTTGAGTGGTATTCACCGTTAACCCCTGATGCTCTTGAATAGCACTGCGCAGCACTTTAGCGTCAATGGCCAAAGACTGAATAAGGTCTGTCAGCGGTTGCTCGATAAGCTTGTGGCTCGACACCCCTAGCAATTGCTCTGCCGCCGCATTGGCATAGTTTGCTTGAAGATCGCTGTCGATAACCAACACTGCTGTGACCAGATGATTAAGCAGGGTATTAGTGTCCATCTGTCGTTCCTGAATCAGTTGCACCGTAATGGTGCACTAATCTGGTGCAACCCGCAAGCAGCCTTCTAGCACATATACTTTAGTCGAAATCTATATATGGTATTGATTTTTATAATATTAGATTTCTATTTTTTTACGCTAGGTGCCGCAAATGCCGGTTTTATCAGTCCAGCTTGGTGCATATAAATGGTAATAGCAGAGCTAGATGCAAGGACTTTGCCGTTTTGTTGGATTACCTTAGCTTCAATCTGGTGCTGGCCGCGCTCAATTCCATGCAATTGAAATACGGGACTGGCTTGGGCTTCGGTGGTGGCAACCCCGTCAATGTAGACTTGCAGGTAATGGCCACTGGCGAGGTTAGGGGATACCGCTACAGACACCACCATCTCGCCAGGATTGCTGCGAATAGTGGCATCATGCTCGGGGGAGGTGATTTGCACTTGATACTGGGTGGCTTCCTGCTCTGTTTTGACGCTGGTGTTGCCTAAATTGAGCGGCTTAGCTGGCGGCAGCGCGACACTGTTTTGGGTCTTTTCATTGAG
Proteins encoded in this region:
- a CDS encoding response regulator, with translation MSRILLIDDDLGLAELLAQLLELEGFELTLAHDGQTGLDLALAKDFDIILLDVMLPKLSGFAVLKELRAKKHTPVLMLTARGDEIDRVVGLEIGADDYLPKPFNDRELLARIRAIIRRANLAPQDAHQTAAVEFGDLKLDPARQEAFCNEQLLMLTGTEFGLLHALAQQAGELVSKEELSETVLGKKLMPFDRSLDMHLSNLRKKLPERSDGRPRVKTIRGKGYIWIP
- a CDS encoding Spy/CpxP family protein refolding chaperone; translation: MTQQFKAGLLALMTASSLWAAAAIAAPEDDAPAVPCQCPQMQGQGFHKGMMGKGFDGDAYRDQHFKGQHFNGPHGMRGEGRGDFMSLRGIELTDEQQAAISKLKDAHFAKMSEERSKQRDAMQALMAEKTFDEAKAKKLLVARDKQREAHQLERMKLRHDVLQLLTDEQKQQMQQCSQVKRGPKAAQKP
- the fieF gene encoding cation efflux pump FieF, whose translation is MPQKDYAFWVKLASRAAVATASTLIVIKLAAWLWSGSASMLASVTDSVADVMASLVNFFAVRYALVPADDDHRYGHGKAEHLASLAQAAFILGSAFFLLLHGGDRLLVPEPVQHATVGIVVSIVAIVLTLALVMVQKKALDATDSSVVEADSLHYKSDLFLNAAVLFALVLAGYGLWWADGLFAILIALYIGYQAVDLGYRSIQALLDRELDEATRQQIIDIATECEQVYGVHDLRTRQSGQTLFIQLHLELNGDLPLRQAHRIAVDAENRIAKAFPHAEVIIHQDPEDEVPATATA
- the glnG gene encoding nitrogen regulation protein NR(I), with the translated sequence MSEQVWILDDDSSIRWVLERALRGAKISCATFAAAESLWDALQISQPRVIVSDIRMPGTDGLTLLERINSHFPHIPVIIMTAHSDLDSAVSAYQAGAFEYLPKPFDIDEAITLVDRALTHATEHSPKIDESQVKAPEIIGEAPAMQEVFRAIGRLSRSSISVLINGQSGTGKELVAGALHKHSPRREQPFIALNMAAIPKDLIESELFGHEKGAFTGAANVRQGRFEQANGGTLFLDEIGDMPLDVQTRLLRVLADGQFYRVGGHLPVRVDVRIIAATHQDLETLVQKGQFREDLFHRLNVIRIHLPPLSQRREDIPQLVRHFLASAAKEIGVEAKVLTKETAVKLQQLPWPGNVRQLENTCRWLTVMASGQEILPQDLPPELFKEPSTPAVAGNNSLDWQSALRLWLDQRLSLGESNLLTEIQPAFERILLETALEHTQGHKQEAAKRLGWGRNTLTRKLKELSMD
- the glnL gene encoding nitrogen regulation protein NR(II); the encoded protein is MDTNTLLNHLVTAVLVIDSDLQANYANAAAEQLLGVSSHKLIEQPLTDLIQSLAIDAKVLRSAIQEHQGLTVNTTQLMTLDGQHHTVDLTLVPLDVTERGARSILEFRQVDQQRRIHQQLTLDAQQQAAQFLVRNLAHEIKNPLGGLRGAAQLLSRELADAQLKEFTTLIIEQADRLRSLVDRLLGPQKPSQHKVLNIHMVIQKVINLLNLTLPNHIHLRQDYDPSIPDLPIDEDQMQQAILNIVQNAVQALEQRSSGDILIRTRTAHQVTIGAVRHKLALVLSIIDDGPGIAPELVDTLFYPMVTGRKDGNGLGLSIAHNIARLHGGRIDCNSAPGHTEFTITLPINREQEASQG
- a CDS encoding DUF4124 domain-containing protein — encoded protein: MRYLWIMLALITISAQAAIYKWVDKDGKVHFSDQPHPNAEIVELNEKTQNSVALPPAKPLNLGNTSVKTEQEATQYQVQITSPEHDATIRSNPGEMVVSVAVSPNLASGHYLQVYIDGVATTEAQASPVFQLHGIERGQHQIEAKVIQQNGKVLASSSAITIYMHQAGLIKPAFAAPSVKK